A window of the Cannabis sativa cultivar Pink pepper isolate KNU-18-1 chromosome X, ASM2916894v1, whole genome shotgun sequence genome harbors these coding sequences:
- the LOC133032703 gene encoding putative pentatricopeptide repeat-containing protein At1g19290: MFIHFRHFSIRHLHISRTLQWKLRDEYKLTQPDLVQRISTLLLLQRFDALANLSFHFSDELLDSVLRNLRLNPNACLGFFRLATTQQDFRPNITSYCRIVHILSRARMYDETKAHLKELVTVCKNNHSAFFIWRELVSVFKEFSFSPTVFDMILKIYAEKGLTKYALHVFDNMGKCSSLPSLRSCNCLLSNLVKNGEFQTAVLVYDQVIRLGIVPDTFTYSIMVNAYCKEGRVGRAEELVKEMESSGFEPNTVTYNSLIHGYVSLGDLEGAEGVLKLMFEKGVSKSEVSHTILIKGYCKQCNMEEAEKVLLRMKEDESVIVDERAYGVLLDGYCRNGRMDDAIRIQNEMLKLGLKMNVFICNSLVNGYCKTGQIDKAEGIMKHMKSWHVKPDLFSYNTLVDGYCREGRSSEAFMLCEKMVRKGVEPTVVTYNTLLKGLCHAGAFNDALRLRDLMVKRGVALDEIGYCTLLDVFIKMKDFDGATSLWKEILARGFNKSSYLFNTMINGLCKMGKMVEAEDLFNKMKQLGCAPDEVTYRTLCDGYCKVGNADRAFKVKDLMVSESMFPSIEMYNSLITGVFKSRKLSKVSDLTAEMNTRGLSPNIVTYGALIAGWCNEGMMDKAFNLYFDLLGKGLSPNVVIHTKIISSLYRFGSIDEGSVLLQKIVDFGTFPDCGASLQPCKATIRDNEIEKIADFLNESAKTVSLPNNIVYNIALLGLCKSGKIADAKKFFSALLLRNFTPDNFTYCTLIHATAATGNVNEAFNLRDEMLNKGLVPVPNITIYNALINGLCKSGNLGRAQRLFYKLHLKGLTPNLVTYNILINGLCKTGDVAEAFKLKDKMIKEGIVPSVITYSALINALRRKGDVEESVMLSAIIIKMGIKANLVKDTNLIQDDVKV; this comes from the coding sequence ATGTTCATTCATTTCCGACACTTCTCCATTCGCCACCTCCACATCTCCAGGACCCTCCAATGGAAGCTCAGGGACGAGTACAAGCTAACCCAACCCGACCTAGTCCAACGCATCTCCACTCTTCTCCTTCTCCAACGTTTCGATGCACTTGCAAACCTCTCCTTCCACTTCTCAGACGAACTACTCGACTCCGTTCTACGAAATTTGAGGTTAAACCCTAATGCCTGTTTAGGGTTTTTCAGGTTGGCCACGACTCAACAAGATTTTAGACCTAATATAACGTCTTATTGTAGAATTGTGCATATATTGTCTAGAGCTCGTATGTATGATGAAACCAAAGCTCATTTGAAGGAATTGGTAACTGTGTGTAAGAATAATCACTCGGCTTTTTTTATTTGGCGTGAGCTTGTTAGTGTCTTCAAGGAGTTTTCTTTTTCTCCTACTGTTTTTGatatgatattgaagatttatGCTGAGAAAGGTCTTACAAAGTATGCATTACATGTGTTTGATAATATGGGTAAATGTAGTAGCTTGCCTAGTTTGAGGTCTTGCAATTGTTTGTTGAGTAACTTGGTTAAAAATGGTGAATTTCAAACTGCTGTGCTTGTGTATGATCAGGTGATTAGGCTTGGTATTGTTCCTGATACTTTTACTTATTCTATAATGGTGAATGCATACTGTAAAGAAGGTAGAGTAGGTAGAGCTGAGGAGCTTGTTAAAGAAATGGAGAGTTCTGGTTTTGAGCCAAACACTGTTACTTACAATAGTTTGATTCATGGTTATGTTAGTTTGGGAGATTTGGAGGGTGCAGAAGGAGTTTTGAAGTTGATGTTCGAAAAGGGTGTTTCGAAAAGTGAAGTTAGTCATACAATTTTGATTAAAGGTTATTGCAAGCAATGTAACATGGAGGAAGCTGAAAAAGTTCTTTTGAGGATGAAAGAAGATGAATCTGTTATTGTGGATGAGCGAGCTTATGGTGTGTTGTTAGATGGGTATTGTCGAAATGGAAGAATGGATGATGCTATTAGGATTCAGAATGAGATGTTAAAGTTAGGCTTAAAGATGAATGTTTTCATTTGCAATTCTTTGGTTAACGGTTACTGTAAAACTGGTCAGATTGATAAAGCTGAGGGAATAATGAAGCATATGAAAAGCTGGCATGTAAAACCAGATTTGTTTAGCTATAATACTCTTGTAGATGGATACTGTAGGGAAGGTCGAAGTAGTGAGGCTTTCATGCTTTGCGAAAAGATGGTTCGAAAAGGGGTTGAACCAACTGTTGTAACTTATAATACTCTTCTCAAGGGTTTATGTCATGCAGGTGCTTTCAATGATGCTTTGCGTCTTCGGGATTTAATGGTGAAAAGAGGTGTGGCCCTTGATGAGATCGGTTATTGTACTCTGCTCGATGTGTTCATCAAAATGAAAGATTTTGATGGTGCAACGAGTCTATGGAAAGAAATTTTAGCTCGGGGCTTTAATAAGAGCAGTTATCTTTTCAATACAATGATAAACGGGTTATGCAAGATGGGAAAAATGGTTGAAGCGGAGGACCTTTTCAATAAGATGAAGCAGCTTGGATGTGCCCCTGATGAAGTAACTTATAGAACCCTGTGTGATGGATATTGTAAAGTTGGAAATGCTGACAGAGCTTTCAAAGTAAAGGACTTGATGGTTTCAGAATCAATGTTTCCTTCCATTGAAATGTACAATTCTCTGATTACTGGAGTCTTTAAGTCAAGGAAATTAAGTAAAGTGTCGGATCTTACTGCTGAGATGAACACTAGAGGACTGTCCCCTAATATTGTTACTTATGGAGCACTTATTGCTGGCTGGTGCAATGAAGGGATGATGGATAAAgcttttaatttgtattttgatttgcTCGGTAAGGGGCTTAGTCCCAATGTCGTTATTCATACCAAAATCATCAGTAGTCTCTATAGGTTTGGGAGCATTGATGAAGGAAGTGTGCTGTTACAGAAAATTGTGGATTTTGGTACTTTTCCAGATTGTGGAGCTTCTTTGCAGCCATGTAAAGCTACCATTAGGGATaatgaaattgaaaaaattgcAGATTTTCTCAATGAAAGTGCCAAGACTGTATCTTTGCCCAACAATATTGTTTACAATATAGCTCTTTTGGGACTCTGCAAATCCGGAAAGATTGCTGATGCCAAGAAATTTTTTTCTGCTTTGCTGCTTCGAAATTTTACTCCAGATAATTTTACTTATTGTACCCTTATTCATGCCACTGCAGCCACTGGTAATGTTAATGAAGCTTTCAACTTACGAGATGAGATGCTGAATAAGGGTCTGGTTCCGGTTCCTAACATTACTATATATAATGCTCTTATAAATGGCTTATGTAAGTCAGGGAATTTGGGACGAGCACAAAGGCTTTTCTATAAACTTCACCTGAAGGGTTTGACTCCAAATCTTGTGACCTATAATATATTGATAAATGGGTTATGCAAAACTGGTGATGTTGCTGAAGCTTTTAAGTTGAAAGACAAAATGATCAAAGAAGGCATTGTTCCATCTGTTATTACCTATTCTGCCTTGATCAATGCTCTTCGCAGGAAAGGAGATGTGGAAGAATCAGTGATGCTTTCTGCTATCATTATCAAAATGGGAATCAAGGCAAACCTTGTGAAAGACACAAATTTGATTCAAGATGATGTCAAAGTTTGA